In a single window of the Streptomyces sp. NBC_00094 genome:
- a CDS encoding ECF subfamily RNA polymerase sigma factor, BldN family yields MYPHVGVDTSGLATLRATVLDHLRGFVPTAYAGPVPAFAFASPAPAGPCYALADGSAAVGRRGTRGGAGTSTPARRPTADSDSARMMDLVERAQAGEAEAFGRLYDQYSDTVYRYIYYRVGGKATAEDLTSETFLRALRRISTFTWQGRDFGAWLVTIARNLVADHFKSSRFRLEVTTGEMLDANEVERSPEDSVLESLSNAALLDAVRRLNPQQQECVTLRFLQGLSVAETARVMGKNEGAIKTLQYRAVRTLARLLPDDAR; encoded by the coding sequence GTGTACCCACACGTCGGGGTTGACACCTCGGGCCTGGCTACGCTGCGCGCAACGGTCCTCGACCACTTGCGCGGCTTCGTCCCCACCGCGTACGCCGGCCCTGTCCCCGCCTTCGCCTTCGCCTCACCGGCACCCGCCGGCCCTTGCTATGCCCTGGCCGACGGCAGCGCCGCCGTGGGCAGACGGGGAACCCGCGGCGGCGCCGGAACCTCGACACCCGCCCGCCGCCCCACCGCCGACAGCGACAGCGCTCGCATGATGGACCTGGTCGAGCGCGCCCAGGCCGGCGAAGCCGAGGCCTTCGGCCGCCTGTACGACCAGTACAGCGACACCGTCTACCGCTACATCTACTACCGCGTCGGCGGAAAGGCGACGGCGGAGGACCTCACCAGCGAGACCTTCCTGCGCGCCCTGCGCCGGATCTCCACCTTCACCTGGCAGGGCCGCGACTTCGGCGCCTGGCTCGTCACCATCGCCCGCAACCTGGTCGCCGACCACTTCAAGTCCAGCCGCTTCCGCCTCGAGGTCACCACCGGCGAGATGCTCGACGCCAACGAGGTCGAGCGCAGCCCCGAGGACTCCGTCCTGGAGTCCCTCTCCAACGCGGCCCTTCTCGACGCCGTCCGCCGCCTCAACCCCCAGCAGCAGGAGTGCGTGACCCTGCGCTTCCTCCAGGGCCTCTCGGTCGCCGAGACCGCCCGCGTCATGGGGAAGAACGAGGGCGCCATCAAGACCCTCCAGTACCGGGCCGTCCGCACCCTGGCCCGCCTTCTCCCGGACGACGCACGCTGA
- a CDS encoding HAD family phosphatase has protein sequence MAALGWLTPRRRSATARSVLAGEAAAEAARKSSLQLEQEREAAAEAEAPETAAPPAEPEFPVVGDVQAAAFFDLDNTVMQGAAIFHFGRGLYKRKFFQRRELARFAWQQAWFRLAGVEDPEHMQDARDSALSIVKGHRVSELMSIGEEIYDEYMADRIWPGTRGLAQAHLDAGQKVWLVTAAPVETATIIARRLGLTGALGTVAESVDGVYTGKLVGEPLHGPAKAEAVRALAAAEGLDLNRCAAYSDSHNDIPMLSLVGHPYAINPDTKLRKYAKAREWRLRDYRTGRKAAKVGIPAAAGLGALAGGTAAAVALHRRRH, from the coding sequence ATGGCCGCTCTGGGATGGCTCACCCCCCGTAGGCGCTCCGCCACCGCGCGCAGCGTCCTCGCAGGCGAGGCCGCTGCCGAGGCAGCACGGAAGTCCTCACTCCAGCTGGAACAGGAGCGGGAGGCGGCCGCCGAGGCCGAGGCCCCGGAGACCGCCGCACCACCGGCCGAGCCCGAGTTCCCGGTCGTCGGCGACGTCCAGGCCGCGGCCTTCTTCGACCTCGACAACACCGTGATGCAGGGCGCCGCGATCTTCCACTTCGGCCGCGGCCTCTACAAGAGGAAGTTCTTCCAGCGCCGCGAACTCGCCCGCTTCGCCTGGCAGCAGGCATGGTTCCGGCTCGCCGGCGTCGAGGACCCCGAGCACATGCAGGACGCCCGCGACAGCGCCCTGTCCATCGTCAAGGGCCACCGCGTCTCCGAACTGATGTCGATCGGCGAGGAGATCTACGACGAGTACATGGCCGACCGCATCTGGCCCGGCACCCGCGGTCTCGCCCAGGCCCACCTGGACGCGGGCCAGAAGGTCTGGCTCGTCACGGCCGCCCCGGTCGAGACGGCCACGATCATCGCCCGGCGGCTCGGCCTGACCGGCGCGCTCGGCACCGTCGCCGAGTCCGTCGACGGCGTCTACACCGGCAAGTTGGTCGGCGAGCCCCTGCACGGACCGGCCAAGGCCGAGGCGGTACGGGCTCTCGCCGCCGCCGAGGGCCTCGACCTGAACCGCTGCGCCGCGTACAGCGACTCGCACAACGACATCCCGATGCTCTCGCTCGTCGGGCACCCCTACGCGATCAACCCGGACACCAAGCTCCGCAAGTACGCGAAGGCCCGGGAGTGGCGACTGCGCGACTACCGGACCGGCCGCAAGGCCGCCAAGGTCGGCATCCCCGCCGCCGCGGGCCTGGGCGCACTGGCCGGCGGCACCGCCGCCGCGGTCGCCCTGCACCGCCGCCGCCACTGA
- a CDS encoding DUF5667 domain-containing protein, translating to MIANVSAHRRANAFAQALEDRAAEGAAAEQPEAPPEPAEQGRLLALANGLGELPKPQLDPEVKVVQRAQLVAAMEAMLMEGSAAAGPSVPEQRTPSGRGAHRASPLRKLRPRSRWTKGLAAGGLTVGVAAGAFGGVAAASSDALPGDSLYGLKRGMEDIKLGMADDDADRGGIYLDQASTRLSEARRLMERGRSGDLDHESLTEIRRVLGGMKHDAVEGHRLLRQAYERDGEIGPMARLNSFAHAHRDTWNGIRDRLPVQLADVGSEVTGVFEAMDEEVEPLQSVLPRTVEKGAVGTQSPTGGTSTPPSNQDPDTQHPPSAQESSPTDSHSAPPRPSGPPPSTGTSTESGSTTSPEDDGLLGDSTGGLLQPPSPTGPPTAPSDTTATPSEVPDVTLPPLLPGLLPGLGIDSEDAR from the coding sequence GTGATCGCGAACGTATCGGCGCACCGGCGGGCGAACGCCTTCGCCCAGGCCCTGGAGGACCGGGCGGCCGAGGGCGCGGCAGCCGAACAGCCCGAAGCTCCGCCCGAACCGGCGGAGCAGGGGCGGCTGTTGGCCTTGGCGAACGGTCTCGGCGAACTGCCGAAGCCGCAGCTGGACCCCGAGGTCAAGGTGGTGCAGCGAGCGCAGCTCGTCGCCGCCATGGAAGCGATGCTCATGGAGGGGAGCGCGGCCGCGGGCCCTTCGGTACCGGAACAACGGACACCGAGCGGCCGGGGAGCCCACCGGGCATCCCCGCTCCGCAAGCTCCGGCCCCGCTCCCGCTGGACCAAGGGCCTCGCCGCCGGCGGCCTCACGGTCGGTGTGGCCGCGGGAGCCTTCGGCGGAGTGGCCGCTGCCAGCTCCGACGCGCTGCCCGGTGACTCGCTCTACGGGCTCAAGCGGGGCATGGAGGACATCAAGCTCGGGATGGCGGACGACGACGCGGATCGCGGCGGCATCTACCTCGACCAGGCGTCCACCCGGCTCAGCGAGGCCCGCAGACTCATGGAACGCGGCCGCTCCGGCGACCTCGACCACGAGTCCCTCACCGAGATCCGTCGCGTCCTGGGCGGAATGAAGCACGACGCCGTCGAAGGCCACCGCCTGCTCCGCCAGGCGTACGAACGGGACGGCGAGATCGGCCCGATGGCCCGGCTCAACTCCTTCGCCCATGCCCACCGGGACACCTGGAACGGCATCCGCGACCGGCTCCCCGTCCAACTGGCGGACGTCGGCAGCGAGGTGACCGGGGTCTTCGAGGCCATGGACGAAGAGGTCGAGCCCCTCCAGTCGGTGCTTCCCCGCACCGTGGAGAAGGGCGCGGTCGGCACCCAGAGCCCGACCGGCGGGACCAGCACCCCGCCGAGCAACCAGGACCCGGACACCCAACATCCGCCGTCCGCCCAGGAGTCGTCCCCCACGGACAGCCACTCCGCGCCGCCCCGCCCGTCCGGTCCTCCCCCGAGCACCGGTACGAGCACCGAAAGCGGCAGCACCACATCACCGGAGGACGACGGTCTCCTCGGCGACAGCACCGGTGGGCTGCTCCAGCCGCCCTCCCCGACCGGCCCGCCGACGGCACCCTCGGACACGACCGCGACACCCTCCGAGGTGCCGGACGTGACCCTTCCGCCACTCCTGCCGGGCCTGCTACCAGGCCTCGGCATCGACAGCGAGGACGCTCGCTAG